Within Fusobacterium sp. SYSU M8D902, the genomic segment TGGTTGGCTCTCTACATCTCCTGTAACATCTTTGTAGACATTCATAAGTGTTGAAACTAGGAAACTATCCTTAGCCACATATAGAGGAGCTGTATCTCCTGCTAATTCCACTTCCATAAATTTAGATGCTCTTTCCTTTATGATCTCAATAACCTTTTTATTCTCTACTTTAACAGGACATCTTATATCTATACATATCTCTAGAATTCCATCTTTAAGAGTAGTTTTTCCTATGTTTAAGGTTAACTTTCCACTCTCTTCATCTTCAAAATTCACTCCTAAAGATTTTCCATCTATATCCATCTTGATACAAGTATTAAAAAATTCTACTAATGATCTAAACTCTTCATTTTTAACTTTAACTTCTCTTAAAAATTCAAATAAAGCAGAGACAGAGTTATAACCTAAGTATGGTTTTGAAGCATGTGCTGATTTACCATAAGAGTTGATATGGTAATTTCCATCTTTCTCCTCACACTCTATCTTATACTCTCTACTTTCATTGTATGCTACTAAGCTCTCTGCCACTCCCTCTAAATAATCTACAGGTATAGTTAATTCACATCTTTCTGGTACAGAGTTAAATGCATTTCCTCCACTCAATGAAACATTAGCTAATGTTGAGTAGTTATTTTTTAATCTCACACGTACAATCCCCTTCTCAGCAAATGTAACAGGGAAGTTTGAATCTGGTGTAAAAGCTAGTGTTGGTTGTGGCATTTTTAAAGTTCCAAAATAGTGTTCCATACACTTACTTCCACTCTCTTCATTAGCTCCTAATATCATTCTTACTCTTTTATTTAATTTTACTCCTGAATCTTTTATAGCTTTCATTGCATATAGGCAGATAGTTGAAGGTCCTTTGTCATCT encodes:
- the pepV gene encoding dipeptidase PepV → MSLQEKVLVYKDDVIKSIQGAIQIKSVMEEAKEGMPFGEGPAKALNYFVELGKDMGFEVINYDNYVATIEFGEGEEVLGILGHVDVVPEGEGWDYPPYSGALVDGRIYGRGTLDDKGPSTICLYAMKAIKDSGVKLNKRVRMILGANEESGSKCMEHYFGTLKMPQPTLAFTPDSNFPVTFAEKGIVRVRLKNNYSTLANVSLSGGNAFNSVPERCELTIPVDYLEGVAESLVAYNESREYKIECEEKDGNYHINSYGKSAHASKPYLGYNSVSALFEFLREVKVKNEEFRSLVEFFNTCIKMDIDGKSLGVNFEDEESGKLTLNIGKTTLKDGILEICIDIRCPVKVENKKVIEIIKERASKFMEVELAGDTAPLYVAKDSFLVSTLMNVYKDVTGDVESQPIAIGGGTYARSVTNGVAFGALLSSQVDNMHQKNEYLEVDKIDTLLKIYVEAIYQLAK